One region of Bacteroidia bacterium genomic DNA includes:
- a CDS encoding 2Fe-2S iron-sulfur cluster binding domain-containing protein, giving the protein MAAFNKLRVTDIRQETKDCVSVAVEVPAGLKDQYRYIQGQYLTLKLNVNGEEIRRSYSICSSPVADSELRIAVKRVKGGKVSNYLNDHLKKGDELEVMTPMGSFYTPLDPANKKKYFLFAGGSGITPMFSILRSVLFAEPNSSVILFYGNTDEVHTIFRHALNEIEEKSGGRLKIHYLYEHPKEACDALHTGMLTREKAAELFERFCGVGFNHEYFVCGPGPMMENVKSVIMDQKVPAHQFHIEYFSSAQESAAKEMNPSLTAQVTVSMYGIETHFELDSNGKSILDAALDAGVDVPFACKGAVCCTCRGKLLEGKVKMDKNFALTDAEVAQGFILTCQSHPLTPVVRIDYDS; this is encoded by the coding sequence ATGGCTGCCTTTAATAAACTCCGGGTTACAGATATAAGACAGGAAACAAAGGATTGTGTTTCTGTTGCTGTTGAGGTGCCTGCCGGATTAAAAGATCAGTATCGTTACATTCAGGGACAATACCTGACCTTGAAATTAAATGTGAACGGGGAAGAGATCCGGCGTTCCTATAGTATTTGCAGCAGCCCGGTTGCCGACAGTGAACTTCGCATTGCTGTAAAGCGTGTGAAGGGAGGGAAAGTGTCTAATTATCTCAATGATCATCTAAAGAAGGGTGATGAGTTGGAGGTAATGACGCCCATGGGAAGTTTTTATACTCCACTAGATCCGGCGAACAAAAAAAAATATTTTCTTTTTGCGGGTGGCAGTGGGATCACTCCCATGTTTTCAATTCTTCGCTCCGTACTGTTTGCAGAACCAAATTCCTCCGTCATTTTATTTTACGGCAACACGGATGAGGTGCATACGATTTTCCGGCATGCACTGAATGAGATAGAGGAAAAATCCGGAGGGCGGCTGAAAATCCATTATCTGTACGAGCATCCGAAGGAAGCCTGCGATGCGTTGCACACAGGAATGCTTACCCGCGAAAAAGCCGCTGAGCTGTTTGAGCGGTTCTGCGGAGTAGGATTCAATCATGAATACTTTGTATGCGGTCCGGGCCCGATGATGGAGAATGTGAAATCAGTGATTATGGACCAAAAAGTTCCCGCACATCAGTTTCATATTGAGTACTTCTCCTCCGCGCAGGAAAGTGCGGCCAAAGAAATGAATCCTTCCCTCACGGCTCAGGTTACAGTATCCATGTATGGTATTGAGACGCATTTTGAACTGGATTCCAACGGAAAGAGCATACTGGATGCAGCTCTGGATGCCGGAGTGGATGTGCCCTTTGCCTGCAAAGGCGCAGTTTGCTGTACCTGCAGAGGAAAGTTGCTGGAAGGAAAGGTGAAAATGGATAAAAATTTTGCGTTAACGGATGCAGAAGTGGCGCAGGGATTTATTCTCACCTGTCAGAGTCATCCGCTGACCCCCGT